The genomic stretch CCCGGTCGCCCCGGTCCCGTGGCCGGACGCCTGCGCGATGTCGGCCCCGATTCCGGCGTCGGGTCCGCGTGCAGTGTCGGCCCTGAGTTCGGCGTCGGCCCTGGATCCGGTATCGGTCAGGGCCTGTCGGGCGCGTGCGGCGACCTCGCTGGCGGACAGGTCGGCAGGCACCGGCTGCCCGGCCAGCCGCAACGCGTCGGTCAGCTCCCGCCAGGCGCCGACGACCCGGTCACCGGGGTCACCCCGCGACAACCGGGCCCGGGTCTGCGCCCGCCGCAACACCGCCAGCGTGCCCAGCACGCCCACCACCACGAGCAGCAGACCGCCGCCGGTCCCGGCCGCCAGCACCGACCTCGGCACCCCGCCGGAGCGCTCAGGCCCGCCCGGGGCCGCCTGCGCCGGGGGCGAGGCAGTCGGTTCCAGCGTCGGCTCCGGCTGCTCCGACGGCGGCGGATCCTCCGGCTGCGGCCGGAAGTCCTCCTCCACCGGCCGGGGCTCCTCGTCGGGGCGGGGCAGCGGATCGAACGACACCCATCCCAACCCCTCGAACAACACCTCCGGCCAGGCGTACGCGTCGGCCGCCCGCACCGGACCGGCACCCGGCGCGGCGAACCCGACCACCACCCGCGTCGGCAACCCCGCCAACCGGCCCAGCACCGCGAAGGAGGCGGCGAACTGCTCCGAGGTGCCGCGCTGCCCACCGGCGTTGCGTGGTCCGAACAGGAAGAACCCCAGATTCGGGTACGCGTGCCCGCTGGGCGCGTCGGCGACCAGCCGGTAGTGCTCGGCGAGCCACTGCTCGATCGCCGCCGCCCGCGCGTACGGGGCGCCGTTCTCCTCCATCAGTTGGGTGGCCAACCGTCGTAGCTGCTCCGGCACCCCGTCGGCGACGTGCAGCACCCGTGCCACCTCGTCACCGGCCGGTGTGTTCGCGGTGGCCAGCAGGTTCGCGTCGGGGTGTTCCCGCGCCGACGTCACGGTGTACCGCAATCCAGGGGAGAGCCCGTCCGGACGGATCAGCGTGCCGGTGTCCGGGTCGTACGCGACCCGCGCCCCGCTGACCTCCCAGGGCGTTGGTACGGCGGGCAGCAACCGTCCACTGAGTTCACCGACCGTGATCTCCTGCCGGACCGTGTCCACGGTGGCGTACGGGGACGGCTCGGGGGCGGGCAGGATCCGCCCGGCGTTGCGGTAGGTGGCACCGACCCGCCAGGTGACCCCGTCGTAGTCGCTGAGCACCGCCAACCGGATCCGCACCCCGTCCGACGACGGCGTCGCGTCGGGCCGCTCGGTCGACACCTGGAACAACTGCTGGTCCGGGTTCAGCGCCCACCCGGAGATCCGGATCAGCGGGTTCTCGTCCAACGTCTGCACCTGAGGCGGCTCCACGTAGCGGCGCGGATCGACCGGCCGGGTGTCCACCAGCGCCGCCACCGCCGGGCCGAGTACCGCCGCGACCCCGACCATCACCGCCGTCCCGGCCGCCGACGCGGCAGCCAGCCGGGCCCGCACCCGGGCGCGTACCGCCGGGGCCAGGTCCGCCACCGGGTCGGGGCCCGCCGCCCGGCCGGAAGCCGCCAGCCCGACCGCCGCCACCGCCACCAGCGCCACCGTCACCCCGACCGCCGGCGCCGCGTTCGGCCCCACCACGTACACCGCGCCGACGTAGAGCAGCACCGGCGGCAGGTAGCCCAGCAGCACCCGCCCGGCCCGCACCGCCACCTCCGCCCCGGCCAGCCCGGTCAACCAGGCGGCCACCACCGGCAGCAGCACCGTGTCCGGGGTCGGTTCCACCGGGATCATCGCGGTCAACAACCGGGGGATCGCGTTGCGGGCGGCGTCGCCGACGATCTCCGCGAAACCGCCCGGAAGCTGCGCCCGGCCCGCCGACAGGTGCAGGCACCACGCGGTGTATCCGGCCATGGCCAGCACCGACACCGGCGCCACCAGCCACGACGGCAACCGCCGTGCCACCACGCTGACCAGCACCGACCCGAGCGCCGCACCGGCCACCAGCGTGGTCAGCAGCGCGTCGGCGTACACCCGGCCCAGCACCACCCCGGCCAGCGTGACCATGGTGATCAGGGCCAGCGGCACCGGCACCGCCCGCAGCCACCTCACCACCGGCGTACCCCGTCCCACTCGGCGGCGAACGCCGCACCGTCGGCCGCGTCGACGACCACCAGCCCGGCGGCGCCCGGCGGCGTCGGCTCGGCCGCGCCGAACACCCCGACCACCACCGACGGGTACGCCCCGCGCAGCGCACCGACGTGACCCAGGTCCTCGCGGCCACCCGGCCCGGTCAGCACGACCAGGGTGTCGCCGAGCCGGTCCCGACGCAGCCGGGCAGCCGCCTGCTGCACCGTCCCTTCGGCACTCAGGGCCACCGCCGCCAACCGGTCCAGCGGCCCCACCGCACCGTCGTCCTCGGCGACGCCCGACTCCGGTGCGGCGACGAAGAGCAGCACCACCGGCAGGTCCTCCCGGACAGCGGCGGCGACCACCGACGCGGCCGCCTCACACGCCGCCTCGAACGACTCGGCGACCCCGTCCACCCGGTTCGGATGAGCGGCGACCCGGTTGTCCAGCAGCACCACGATCCGGGGCAGGCTGGTGTCCACGTTCTCCCGCACCATCAGCTCACCGACCCGGGCACTCGTGCGCCAGTGCACCCGCCGCAACTCGTCGCCGACCACGTACTCGCGCAACGAGTCGAACGTGATCGACCCGTGCGGGACCGCGTCGACGCGCCCGTCCAGGCTGCGACCGGCGCCCGTGGGCACCGCCGACAGCGGGTGGATCCGCGGATGCACCCACACCGGCACACTGTCGCCGTAGGACCGGGCCAGCACCACCAGGCCGAGCGGATCACGGCGGGTGACCCGCAGCGGCCCGACCGGCACCACCCCTCGCCGTACCGTCGGCACGTCGTAGCGGACCACGGTGTCCGTGCCGGGGCGCAGCCGCAGCACCGGCACCGGCACCACCTGGTCACCGCAGCGGTCGGTGGCCAGCAGGTTCGCCGCCCCCCACCGCCCCGCGTTGCGGACCGTCACCGTCATCGACGCCGGGTCACCCCGACTCACCCGGTCCGGGTGCGCCTTCCGCCGCACCTCCAGTCGAGGCCGGCGGGCGGCGGTCACCGTCGCGACCGCGACCGCGCCGCCCGCCGCGACGCCGAGCAGCGTCAACTCCGGGTACGCGAACCGGAAACCGGCACCGGCCAGCACGACCGCCGCCACGAGCAGCCCGATTCCCCGGGCGGTGATCCGCACGACAGACGTCTCGTGGTCAGGGAGTCGCCGGGGCGGGCTGCCCCGACGGCAGCGGCACCGGCACCGAGGCGACGGACTGACGCAACACGTCGGCGGCGGTCACCCCGCGCACCTGGGCGTCCGGGGTGAGCAGCAGCCGGTGCGCGAACACCGGCTCGGTCAGCGTCTTGAGGTCCTCCGGCATGATCCAGCCCCGGCCGTCGATCAACGCGTACGCGCACGCCGCCCGGGTCAACGCGATCACCCCACGCGGGCTCACCCCCACCCGCACCTGCGGATGCGTACGCGTCGCCGCCGCCAACCGCACCGCGTACGCGTACAGCGGCTCGGCGATGTGCACCCGGCGGGCCATCCGCACCATCTCGCCCACGGTGGCGGTGTCGGTGACCGCCGTGAGCGCCTCGGGGGAGCGCACCGTCGCCCCGCGCAGCACCTCCACCTCCACCGACTCGTCTGGATACCCGACCGACAGCTTCACCAGGAACCGGTCCAACTGCGCCTCCGGCAACC from Micromonospora craniellae encodes the following:
- a CDS encoding transglutaminaseTgpA domain-containing protein; protein product: MVTLAGVVLGRVYADALLTTLVAGAALGSVLVSVVARRLPSWLVAPVSVLAMAGYTAWCLHLSAGRAQLPGGFAEIVGDAARNAIPRLLTAMIPVEPTPDTVLLPVVAAWLTGLAGAEVAVRAGRVLLGYLPPVLLYVGAVYVVGPNAAPAVGVTVALVAVAAVGLAASGRAAGPDPVADLAPAVRARVRARLAAASAAGTAVMVGVAAVLGPAVAALVDTRPVDPRRYVEPPQVQTLDENPLIRISGWALNPDQQLFQVSTERPDATPSSDGVRIRLAVLSDYDGVTWRVGATYRNAGRILPAPEPSPYATVDTVRQEITVGELSGRLLPAVPTPWEVSGARVAYDPDTGTLIRPDGLSPGLRYTVTSAREHPDANLLATANTPAGDEVARVLHVADGVPEQLRRLATQLMEENGAPYARAAAIEQWLAEHYRLVADAPSGHAYPNLGFFLFGPRNAGGQRGTSEQFAASFAVLGRLAGLPTRVVVGFAAPGAGPVRAADAYAWPEVLFEGLGWVSFDPLPRPDEEPRPVEEDFRPQPEDPPPSEQPEPTLEPTASPPAQAAPGGPERSGGVPRSVLAAGTGGGLLLVVVGVLGTLAVLRRAQTRARLSRGDPGDRVVGAWRELTDALRLAGQPVPADLSASEVAARARQALTDTGSRADAELRADTARGPDAGIGADIAQASGHGTGATGTTDATGNVEGGPADPACVAVDDLARLVNQVGFAPGAVTEEQAGAAAGAAGAYTSRLRAGRSWWRRLLWSVHPGPLRWHR
- a CDS encoding DUF58 domain-containing protein, whose amino-acid sequence is MRITARGIGLLVAAVVLAGAGFRFAYPELTLLGVAAGGAVAVATVTAARRPRLEVRRKAHPDRVSRGDPASMTVTVRNAGRWGAANLLATDRCGDQVVPVPVLRLRPGTDTVVRYDVPTVRRGVVPVGPLRVTRRDPLGLVVLARSYGDSVPVWVHPRIHPLSAVPTGAGRSLDGRVDAVPHGSITFDSLREYVVGDELRRVHWRTSARVGELMVRENVDTSLPRIVVLLDNRVAAHPNRVDGVAESFEAACEAAASVVAAAVREDLPVVLLFVAAPESGVAEDDGAVGPLDRLAAVALSAEGTVQQAAARLRRDRLGDTLVVLTGPGGREDLGHVGALRGAYPSVVVGVFGAAEPTPPGAAGLVVVDAADGAAFAAEWDGVRRW